One part of the Stegostoma tigrinum isolate sSteTig4 chromosome 14, sSteTig4.hap1, whole genome shotgun sequence genome encodes these proteins:
- the LOC125457775 gene encoding extracellular calcium-sensing receptor-like yields the protein MQTMIFTIEEINQSKTLLPNITLGYEIYDDCSMSAIALKAALALVNGKQERIEYPECKGSSNVAAIIGCDISTSSIAAATTIGTFRIPMVSYFSTCSCLSDKQEYPTFFRTIPSDKYQSKRLAELVKTFGWNWIGTIRSNTDYGNFGMRTFIEEAQNKGICIAYSESFYRTDPTEKIRKVVQVIKEATTKVVVGFLHGGDMRVLIKEILRQNITGIQWIGSEGWVTEDIFSPEERGRFLIGAIGPTTQRTEISGLRNYLLKIHPSRFPDSNFVKKFWETLFSCSLTTGNRTMAGRSAFEVQPCTGKEHLDGLENAYLPAIMDGSSYHVYKAVYAVAHALDDMLSCEEGHGPFMNNSCANISSFEPWQLLHYIQSVNFTVQNGEIVYFDSNGDPVPTYELVNLQMTSEGSVEIVNIGYYEGSAPEGQELVMNIGDIVGSLTGKQIPRALCSEPCPPGTRKVSRKGQPICCFDCAECADGEISNTTDSTDCVKCPVEYWSNQQKDRCFRKKTEFLSFQEFLGYVLVAFAIVGVCLALGTAAIFFQFRETPLVRANNSELSFLLLFALTLGFLCTLTFIGKPTRWSCMFRPTAFGIVFVLCISCILGKTVLVLIAFKATLPNNNLMSWFGPMQQRLGVFGLTFLQGLICTIWLIVSPPYPVKNTTHYKDIIILECDVGSFKAFYYVSTYIGLLSAVCFLLAFLARKLPDNFNDAKYITFSMLIFCAVWITFIPAYVSSPGKYTVAVEAFAIWASSFGLLVCNFAPKCYIILLKPEKNTKKNLMGNGSSP from the exons ATGCAGACCATGATATTTACTATTGAAGAAATAAACCAGAGTAAAACTCTACTTCCGAATATTACTCTGGGATATGAGATCTACGACGACTGCTCGATGTCCGCTATAGCTCTGAAAGCAGCGCTGGCTTTGGTGAACGGAAAGCAAGAACGAATCGAGTATCCTGAATGTAAAGGTTCCTCTAATGTTGCAGCTATTATTGGCTGCGATATATCCACCTCATCCATTGCAGCCGCAACGACAATTGGAACGTTCAGAATCCCAATG GTTAGTTACTTCTCTACTTGCTCCTGTCTCAGCGATAAGCAAGAATATCCGACTTTCTTTAGAACGATACCAAGCGACAAGTATCAGTCCAAACGTCTGGCAGAACTTGTGAAAACGTTTGGCTGGAATTGGATTGGGACTATTAGAAGCAACACAGATTATGGGAATTTTGGGATGAGAACCTTTATCGAAGAGGCCCAAAATAAAGGGATTTGCATCGCGTACTCTGAATCATTTTACAGAACCGACCCCACTGAGAAAATCAGGAAAGTAGTTCAGGTGATTAAAGAGGCGACCACAAAGGTTGTGGTTGGGTTTCTGCATGGCGGAGATATGCGAGTGTTAATTAAAGAGATTTTGCGCCAAAATATAACGGGAATACAGTGGATTGGAAGTGAGGGTTGGGTTACCGAAGATATATTCTCACCAGAAGAAAGAGGAAGGTTTCTCATTGGGGCCATTGGTCCAACAACCCAGAGGACAGAAATTTCCGGCCTCAGAAATTATCTTCTGAAAATTCACCCTTCTAGGTTTCCTGACAGCAATTTTGTGAAGAAGTTTTGGGAAACTCTATTCTCGTGCAGTTTAACAACCGGCAACAGAACAATGGCTGGACGTTCTGCGTTTGAAGTGCAGCCATGTACAGGGAAAGAGCATTTAGATGGGTTAGAAAATGCCTATCTTCCAGCGATAATGGACGGAAGTTCCTACCATGTTTACAAAGCAGTATATGCAGTCGCTCATGCACTTGATGATATGCTGTCCTGTGAAGAAGGCCATGGTCCCTTTATGAATAACAGCTGTGCTAACATTTCAAGCTTTGAGCCCTGGCAG CTGCTGCATTACATACAGTCAGTCAATTTCACTGTACAGAACGGGGAAATCGTATATTTTGACTCAAATGGCGATCCAGTCCCAACGTATGAATTAGTAAATTTACAAATGACTTCGGAAGGCTCAGTTGAAATTGTAAACATTGGATATTACGAAGGTTCAGCGCCGGAGGGACAAGAACTTGTCATGAACATCGGAGATATTGTGGGGAGCTTGACTGGAAAACAG ATTCCACGTGCCCTTTGCTCAGAACCTTGTCCTCCCGGAACAAGAAAAGTCAGCAGGAAAGGCCAGCCAATATGCTGTTTTGACTGCGCAGAGTGCGCAGATGGAGAGATTAGCAACACGACAG attCCACGGATTGCGTTAAGTGTCCTGTGGAATACTGGTCGAATCAGCAAAAAGATCGTTGTTTTCGCAAAAAGACTGAATTTCTTTCCTTCCAGGAATTTCTTGGCTATGTATTGGTGGCATTTGCTATTGTGGGAGTGTGCCTTGCACTGGGTACCGCTGCTATATTCTTCCAGTTTCGGGAAACGCCACTCGTTCGAGCGAACAATTCGGAGTTGAGCTTCTTACTTCTCTTTGCGCTCACACTTGGTTTTCTgtgcacactcaccttcattgGGAAACCAACGAGATGGTCCTGCATGTTTCGGCCGACTGCGTTTGGAATTGTGTTTGTTCTCTGTATTTCCTGTATTTTGGGGAAAACAGTTCTTGTTCTGATCGCTTTTAAAGCAACTCTTCCCAACAACAATTTGATGAGCTGGTTTGGCCCGATGCAGCAACGGTTAGGAGTGTTCGGACTTACATTTCTTCAAGGTTTAATTTGCACGATCTGGCTCATTGTATCACCCCCATATCCAGTGAAAAACACGACCCATTATAAAGATATCATAATTTTGGAATGTGACGTCGGCTCTTTTAAAGCCTTTTATTATGTGTCCACCTATATTGGTCTTTTATCCGCTGTGTGCTTCTTGCTAGCGTTTCTTGCACGGAAACTTCCTGATAATTTTAACGACGCGAAATATATAACTTTCAGTATGCTGATCTTCTGTGCTGTTTGGATCACTTTTATTCCGGCTTATGTCAGCTCTCCCGGAAAGTACACTGTGGCTGTCGAAGCGTTTGCCATTTGGGCGTCAAGCTTTGGTTTGCTTGTCTGCAATTTTGCTCCGAAATGTTATATTATCTTACTGAAACCGGAGAAGAACACAAAGAAAAACTTAATGGGCAACGGGTCTTCGCCGTAG